A window from Schistocerca gregaria isolate iqSchGreg1 chromosome 8, iqSchGreg1.2, whole genome shotgun sequence encodes these proteins:
- the LOC126284331 gene encoding trypsin delta-like — protein MQRLAIFLVCLLSSALALPTPARLWSKGNGRIIGGSSANIANYPWQLSFQYGGSHICGASIISSNWALTAAHCVDGMSLSLISFRAGTSTRGSGGFVRSASSGYMHASYNDQTIDYDVAVVQVSGSLLGSNAQAVGLASDNYDPPGGLAVTVTGWGATYTDGPSANSLLKVDISILDRNTCRNTFANINTVTDRMVCAGQAGKSVCSGDSGGPLVSGSTQVGIVSWGSSRCEATPGVFSNVGNLRSWIRSASGV, from the exons ATGCAGCGCCTGGCCATCTTCCTCGTGTGCCTGCTGAGCTCTGCTCTAGCTCTGCCCACTCCGGCCAGGTTGTGGAGCAAGGGTAACGGCCGCATCATTGGAGGATCCTCTGCCAACATAGCCAACTACCCGTGGCAACTGTCTTTCCAGTACGGAGGTTCGCACATCTGTGGTGCCTCCATCATCAGTTCCAACTGGGCGCTTACGGCTGCTCACTGTGTGGACGGCATGAGCCTCTCTCTGATCAGTTTCCGGGCCGGCACCTCAACCCGTGGAAGCGGCGGTTTCGTCAGAAGCGCCAGCTCTGGCTACATGCACGCATCGTACAACGACCAGACTATAGACTACGATGTTGCTGTTGTTCAG GTGTCCGGATCTCTGCTGGGCTCGAACGCACAGGCAGTGGGCCTCGCCAGTGACAACTACGACCCACCAGGTGGTCTCGCCGTGACGGTGACTGGCTGGGGAGCCACGTACACCGATGGACCTTCCGCCAACAGTCTGCTCAAGGTGGACATCAGCATCTTGGACCGCAACACGTGCAGGAACACCTTCGCCAACATCAACACTGTGACCGACCGCATGGTGTGCGCCGGCCAGGCCGGAAAGAGCGTCTGCAGCGGAGACTCTGGTGGTCCCCTGGTCAGCGGAAGCACCCAGGTGGGCATCGTCTCCTGGGGCAGTTCAAGGTGCGAGGCCACCCCCGGTGTCTTCTCCAACGTCGGCAACCTGCGTTCCTGGATCCGATCTGCATCTGGAGTCTAA
- the LOC126285130 gene encoding trypsin delta-like, giving the protein MQRLAIFLVCLLSSAVALPTPARLWSKGNGRIIGGSSANIANYPWQLSFQYGGSHICGASIISSNWALTAAHCVDGMSLSLISFRAGTSTRGSGGFVRSASSGYMHASYNDQTIDYDVAVVQVSGSLLGSNAQAVGLASDNYDPPGGLAVTVTGWGATYTDGPSANSLLKVDISILDRNTCRNTFANINTVTDRMVCAGQAGKSVCSGDSGGPLVSGSTQVGIVSWGSSRCEATPGVFSNVGNLRSWIRSASGV; this is encoded by the exons atgcagcgtctggccatCTTTCTCGTGTGCCTGCTGAGCTCTGCTGTAGCTCTGCCCACTCCGGCCAGGCTGTGGAGCAAGGGCAATGGCCGCATCATTGGAGGATCCTCTGCCAACATAGCCAACTACCCGTGGCAACTGTCTTTCCAGTACGGCGGTTCGCACATCTGTGGTGCCTCCATCATCAGTTCCAACTGGGCGCTGACGGCTGCTCACTGTGTGGACGGCATGAGCCTCTCTCTGATCAGCTTCCGGGCCGGCACCTCAACCCGTGGAAGCGGTGGTTTCGTCAGAAGCGCCAGCTCTGGCTACATGCACGCATCGTACAACGACCAGACTATAGACTACGATGTTGCTGTTGTTCAG GTGTCCGGATCTCTGCTGGGTTCGAACGCACAGGCAGTGGGCCTCGCCAGTGACAACTACGACCCACCAGGTGGTCTCGCCGTGACGGTGACTGGCTGGGGAGCCACGTACACCGATGGACCATCCGCCAACAGTCTGCTCAAGGTGGACATCAGCATCTTGGACCGCAACACGTGCAGGAACACCTTCGCCAACATCAACACTGTGACCGACCGCATGGTGTGCGCCGGCCAGGCCGGAAAGAGCGTCTGCAGCGGAGACTCTGGTGGTCCCCTGGTCAGCGGAAGCACCCAGGTGGGCATCGTCTCCTGGGGCAGTTCAAGGTGCGAGGCCACCCCCGGCGTCTTCTCCAACGTCGGCAACCTGCGTTCCTGGATCCGATCTGCATCTGGAGTCTAA